Within the Pengzhenrongella sicca genome, the region CGGTCGCGGGCAACACGCGCCGGCTCGCGCGCAAGCAGATGACGTGGTTCGGGCGCGACCAGCGCGTCCACTGGCTCGACGCGCGCGACCCGGACCTGGTCGCCCGCGCGCTCGAGATCGTCGCGGCCGCCGACCGGGGCGACCTCGAGCCGGGACCCGAGCCGCGCCGTACGCTGGGCGCATGACCAGCCCCTCGACGGCACCCTCGACGGCGACCTCGACCAGGCCCGGCGACGGACCGGTGCGCGCGAACCGGCTGACGTTCACCAAGGGGCACGGCACCGAGAACGACTTCGTGCTCATCGACGACCGGGCTGCGACGCTCGACCTGACCCCCGACCTCGTCCGCGCGCTCGCGGACCGGCGTGCCGGCGTCGGCGGCGACGGCGTTATCCGGGTGGTGCCGACGGCCGAGCTGCCCGAGGGCGCCGCGATCCTCGCGGCGGAGCCTGCGGCCACCTGGTTCATGGACTACCGCAACAGCGACGGGTCGGTGGCCGAGATGTGCGGCAACGGAGCGCGGGTCTTCGCGGCCTTCCTCGAGCGGCTCGACCTCGCGGCGGTGCCGCTGCGCCTGCAGGGCGACCAGCCCGCGCTGGCGATCGGCACGCGCGCGGGCGTGCGGTACGTGCGGCGCGAGGCGAACGGCTGGTACGCGGTCGACATGGGCCCGTGGCGGCTGACCGGCGGCGACGACGCGGCGATCGCGGGCGCCGACGCCCAGGTCGCGGTGGCGGGCCTCGAGGTCGCGCGCCCCGCGCTGAGTGTCGACGTCGGCAACCCCCACGTGGTGCTGGCCCTCGCCGACGTGGGCGAGCTCGCCGCGGCCGACCTGTCCCGCGCACCTGAGGTCCGCCCCGTGCCGATCGACGGCACGAACGTCGAGCTCGTGGTCCCGCTCGGCGAGGAGCCCGGCGCCGACGGCGTCGCGGTCGGCCGCCTGCGCATGCGCGTGCACGAGCGGGGCGTGGGGGAGACCCGGTCCTGCGGGACCGGTGCGTGCGCGGCCGCGCTCGCGGTGCGGACCTGGGCGGGCGCGGGGGCGCCGGACGTGTGGCTCGTCGACGTGCCCGGCGGCACGGTCCGGGTCAGCGTGCTGGCCTCGGGCCACGTCGAGCTCGCCGGCCCGGCCGCGCTCGTCGCGACCGGGGAGCTCGACCTGTCGACGCTTCCGGGGCGCTGAGCCGATGCCGGACACCTCGCTCGCGGGCGACCTTCCGGTCGCGCTCGGGCACCGGGCGACGCTCCTGCAGTTCTCGAGCACGTTCTGCGCGCCCTGCCGCGCGACCCGGTCCGTGCTGGACCGCGTCGCTCGGACGACGGGCGGGGTGACGCACGTCGAGCTGGACGTCGCCGACCACGTCGAGCTCGGCGAGCGGCTCGGCATCGACGCCACGCCCATGGTGCTCATCCTCGACGCCGACGGCGTCGAGCGCGGGCGGGCCAGCGGCGCGCCGAGCCTTGCTCAGGCGCGGGCGGCGCTCGCGGCCGTCGTCGACCCGAGCTGATCGACCCGCAGCACGCGGAAGCCCTTCTCGGTCTCGACCCGGGTGACCTCGGCGGCGTCGCCGAGCTGCTCGGCGAGCCAGCGCTGCAACGAGTCGGCGCCGAGGTTGCGCTGCACGACGAGGTGGGCCTGCGCACCGGGTGCGAGCCGCGGCAGCCAGCGCAGCAGCATCTCGTGCAGCGCGACCTTCCCGACCCGGATCGGCGGGTTCGACCACAGGGCGGCGAGCGCGACGTCGGCCGGGACGTCGTCGGGCGTGACGGCGCGGACGTTGGCGAGGCCGAGCACGTCGGCGTTGCGCCGCACGAGGTCGAGCGCGCGCTCGTTCACATCGACGGCCCACACGCGCGCCGCGGGCGAGGTCAGGGCGAGGGTCAACGCGACGGGCCCCCAGCCGCAGCCGAGGTCGAGCAGGTCGCCGCTGGTCGGCGGCGCGGGCACGGTCTCGAGCAGCACGCGTGTGCCGAGGTCGAGCCGGTCGGGGGAGAAGACCCCGCGCGCGGTCTCGAGCTCGAGCTCGCGGCCGGCCAGGCGCACGCGCAGCGGGCGCCGTTCGGAGGGCGACGCGGGCCGGGCGGTGAAGTAGTGGTCGGCCGGGTCGGCGGCCCTGGCGTCGGCGGGCTCAGCGGGATCGGGCACGGGTCGAACCCTACGCGGGTCACGCCGGGAGCGAATTGGCTCGCCGCCTGGCCAGGCGGCGTGACACCCTGGGACGAGCGAAGAGAGAAAGAGGTAGCACGTGACCCATCCCCGCACCGGCTCCACGTCCGACGGCGCAGCCGAGGTCCCCGACGAGCCCGCCACCGCGGGCGAACCGCAGCGGGACGGGGGATCGGGCCAGCGCAGCGCGCAGGACGTCGCCGGCGACGTCGTCGCCCGGGTCCTGGCCCGCGCGGGCACCGCGCTCGACGCGGGGGCCACGGTGCACTCGTCCTACGACGGCCAGCAGTTCGACATCGCGGACCGGGCCTCGCTGCGGCGGGTCGGCGGCCTGTCGACCGAGCTTCAGGACGTCACCGAGGTCGAGTACCGGCAGCTGCGGCTCGAGAAGGTCGTGCTCGTCGGGATCTGGGGTCAGGGCACCGTGCAGGACGCCGAGGTATCACTCGCCGAGCTCTCCGCGCTCGCCGAGACGGCGGGCTCCGAGGTGCTCGACGGCATGCTCCAGCGCCGCGCCAACCCGGACCCGAGCACGTACCTGGGCTCGGGCAAGGCCGTGGAGCTGGCCACGATCGTGGCCGCGACCGGCGCCGACACCGTCATCATCGACGGCGACCTCGCGCCGTCCCAGCGCCGTGCGCTGGAGGACATCGTCAAGGTCAAGGTGATCGACCGCACCGCGCTGATCCTGGACATCTTTGCCCAGCACGCGAAGTCCCGTGAGGGCAAGGCCCAGGTGGAGCTCGCCCAGCTCGAGTACCTGCTGCCGCGCCTGCGCGGCTGGGGCGAGTCCATGTCCCGCCAGGCCGGCGGGCGGGTCGCGGCCGGCGCCGGGATCGGCTCGCGCGGTCCCGGTGAGACCAAGATGGAGCTGGACCGGCGCCGCATCCGGACCCGGATGGCGAAGCTCCGCCGCGAGATCGCCGCGATGGCGCCCTCGCGCGAGACCAAGCGGTCCTCCCGGCGGCGCAACGCCATCCCGTCGGTCGCGATCGCCGGGTACACGAACGCGGGCAAGTCGTCGCTGCTCAACCGGCTCACCGGCGCTGGCGTCATGGTCGAGAACGCGCTCTTCGCGACCCTCGACCCGACCGTCCGGCGAGCCGAGACTGCCGACGGCCGGGTCTACACGCTGACCGACACCGTCGGCTTCGTGCGCTCGCTGCCCACGCAGCTCGTCGAGGCGT harbors:
- a CDS encoding class I SAM-dependent methyltransferase, yielding MPDPAEPADARAADPADHYFTARPASPSERRPLRVRLAGRELELETARGVFSPDRLDLGTRVLLETVPAPPTSGDLLDLGCGWGPVALTLALTSPAARVWAVDVNERALDLVRRNADVLGLANVRAVTPDDVPADVALAALWSNPPIRVGKVALHEMLLRWLPRLAPGAQAHLVVQRNLGADSLQRWLAEQLGDAAEVTRVETEKGFRVLRVDQLGSTTAASAARA
- the hflX gene encoding GTPase HflX; the protein is MTHPRTGSTSDGAAEVPDEPATAGEPQRDGGSGQRSAQDVAGDVVARVLARAGTALDAGATVHSSYDGQQFDIADRASLRRVGGLSTELQDVTEVEYRQLRLEKVVLVGIWGQGTVQDAEVSLAELSALAETAGSEVLDGMLQRRANPDPSTYLGSGKAVELATIVAATGADTVIIDGDLAPSQRRALEDIVKVKVIDRTALILDIFAQHAKSREGKAQVELAQLEYLLPRLRGWGESMSRQAGGRVAAGAGIGSRGPGETKMELDRRRIRTRMAKLRREIAAMAPSRETKRSSRRRNAIPSVAIAGYTNAGKSSLLNRLTGAGVMVENALFATLDPTVRRAETADGRVYTLTDTVGFVRSLPTQLVEAFRSTLEEVADADLVLHIVDASHPDPEGQITAVRQVLAGIPGAFDVPEVIVLNKADVADPDVIARLRSQEVHSIVISAHTGEGIDELLALVTDQLPRPGVSVDLVIPYDRGDLVSRVHEVGEIEAEEHTGAGTALRARVDEALARELAEAAVPGT
- a CDS encoding TlpA family protein disulfide reductase, yielding MPDTSLAGDLPVALGHRATLLQFSSTFCAPCRATRSVLDRVARTTGGVTHVELDVADHVELGERLGIDATPMVLILDADGVERGRASGAPSLAQARAALAAVVDPS
- the dapF gene encoding diaminopimelate epimerase translates to MTSPSTAPSTATSTRPGDGPVRANRLTFTKGHGTENDFVLIDDRAATLDLTPDLVRALADRRAGVGGDGVIRVVPTAELPEGAAILAAEPAATWFMDYRNSDGSVAEMCGNGARVFAAFLERLDLAAVPLRLQGDQPALAIGTRAGVRYVRREANGWYAVDMGPWRLTGGDDAAIAGADAQVAVAGLEVARPALSVDVGNPHVVLALADVGELAAADLSRAPEVRPVPIDGTNVELVVPLGEEPGADGVAVGRLRMRVHERGVGETRSCGTGACAAALAVRTWAGAGAPDVWLVDVPGGTVRVSVLASGHVELAGPAALVATGELDLSTLPGR